ACGTTCCGAGCACGTACGACGTTCTCATCATCGACCCGCCGGCGACGACCGGGCCGCAGCTCTACAACGCGCTCTACGCCACCCGGAATCTCGTCATTCCCGTCGAACTCTCCGGGAAGGGCGAACAGTCCGTCTCCGGCCTGCAAGACCTCGTCGAAGGTCTCGAATCCGAACTCGAGATCAACATCGGCGTCCTCGCAGCCGTCCCCAACGAGGTCAAGAACACGAGCGACCAGCGGAGCTACGCGAAGGAACTCGAAGAGTTGGGCTTCGACGTCCCTGTCTCCATCCGCGACCGGACGTCAATGTTCGAGGGCTGCTGGCGACAGCAGTGTTCGGCGTTCACCTTCATCGAAGAACACCGTGACCGCAAGCGTGACTACGAGGTCGAGACCCTAGAGAAATTCGAGCAGCTCGCCGAGCATCTCGCCGCACAGGTCGAGCTGGAGGTCACAGCATGAAGTCCGGCACCGGCGACGACCCGTTCGCGGACCCGTTCGAGGAGGACGAGACCGGGGAAATCGAGGAGAACGAGACGACGACGGAACCCGACGGTTCCCCTGCGGATGCAGATGGCTCGGCCGACGACCCTGCCGACGGTGCGGTCCCCGAACCGACTTCGGATTCGACGTCGTCGGCCGCTATCACGGCAAAAGAGCCGGAAGCGACTGCCGAAGAGACGGAGACCGCCGACGGCAGCACGGAACCCGACGGCGACATAGCTGCCGACGATGCCACCGAGACATCCGACGACCACGACGGGCCCAGCGACGACCTTCCGGGCGATGCCGAGAGCACGGCCGAGACAACCAGTCCACCCGACGCCGAGGCGGTGGAGTCGAGCGATGCCGACGCTCCCGACGATTCACACATCCCGTGGGTCCTCCGTCGGAGTTCGGTCAAGGACGACCGCCCGAACATCACCCAGTTCTTCCTCCGAGACGAGACCGACCGCGCGGAGCGCACGCTCCGCAGCGACGTCGAGCAGATCCTCGACAAAGATGTCTACACGCTCGACCTCCGCGAGGCGGCCTACCTCGTCGCGATGGAGCATCCCGAAGAGGTCGCCGAGACGCTCCGCGACTGGGGCTACGACTACCTCGATTGACGGCTCCGACGGACTCTACCCACTGTCTCATCTGAATCCGTCTCGCAGGAGTCGACCGTGACTGAGCGGTCTCTGTGTGTCTGTGTGTTTGTCTCTACCGTGGCGTTTTTAGATACCGTCCCCAACAGTGTACGTATGGCACCAGCGATAGATGTAGAAGCCGCAGCAGAAGCTGCCGAGGATCTCCCGACCGCCGAGGAGGTACTGGCGGGCCGTGACGAAATCTCCATCACCGAACTGTTCAGCGAGGCGTTCATGGCCGAGTACACCGACTTCGACACGTTCGACGAGATGGTCGCTGCCAGCCCGTCGGACGCGTCGTCCGCCGCCGACCTGTCACTGGTCCCCGACGGCACGTGGGACGAGTTCGTCGCCGAGACAACCGTCTTCGCCGACGAGGAAGAGATGGTGCTCGCCGTCCGAGACCACTGGGTCGCAGAACAGCTCGGGCTGTAGCGTCGCTCTCTTCCACGATTCTCAAAAAATCAGCGTCGGTCAGCGACTCAGAACGGATACTCGCGCGGCTCGTGCTGCAGCGAGATCCACTTCGTCTCGGTGATCTCGTTGAGGAACTCGTCGGTATTGTAGCCACCCATCCCGGAGGCGTTGGTCCCGCTGAAGGGAACGTGTGCCTCGTCGTTGATGGGCTGGTCGTTGACGTGGACCATCCCGGTGTCCATCCGGTTGGCGATTTCCTTGCCCGTCCCGACGTCGCCAGCGTGGACCGACCCCGAGAGACCGTACTCGGTGTCGTTTGCGAGTTCGACCGCCTCGTCGACGTCCGAGAACGGAATCACGGGCGCGATAGGGCCGAAGTGCTCGAAACACGCCGCCGACATCTCGTTCGTCACACCCGAGAGAACCGTCGGCGCGACGACCAGCGAGTCGTCGACGCCGTCGAGTTCGACCGTCGACCCGCCGGTTTCGAGCGTCGCACCCGCTTCGACCGTCTGCTCGACGTACGCCAGCATCTCGTCTCGCTGGGACTCGTCGATGATGGGACCGACGACCGTCTCGGGGTCGTGCGCCGACCCGACCGGCAGCGACTCCGCGCGCGCGGTCAGTTTCTCAACGTATTCGTCGTAGACCGACTCCTGGACGAGATGGCGGTTGATGGAGATACAGACCTGTCCCTGGTGGACGAAGCTGCCGAAGACCGCGGCGTCGATGGCGTCGTCGATGTCGGCGTCCTCGGTCACGATGTGGGCGTTGTTGCCGCCGAGTTCCATTGCGGGCGTCGCGAGGTTTTCGGCCGCCTTGCCAGCCACGCGGCGGCCGACCGGCGTCGACCCCGTGAACGCGACGACGTTGCTCGCGGGGTGGCTCGCGACGCGGTCACCGATCTCTGAGCCGCGGCCCGTGACGACGTTGATGACGCCGTCCGGGAGCCCCGCGTCTTCGAGCAGCTTTGCGAACAGCAGCCCGCCCGCGATGGGCGTGTTCGTCGACGGCTTCAGGACGACTGTGTTGCCCGTGGCGATG
This sequence is a window from Halogranum gelatinilyticum. Protein-coding genes within it:
- a CDS encoding ParA family protein gives rise to the protein MLTYTVYSEAGGVGKTTLSANLAVAHARAGLDVLVIDMDPQDGSISYLFDVDEARSEGAADNIVRHMIGRPQGSFADLVHETEHGVDVVPSHNMLERLTELLLKTAELEEDTNPDPDYEYPMYEQLFRVLREADVPSTYDVLIIDPPATTGPQLYNALYATRNLVIPVELSGKGEQSVSGLQDLVEGLESELEINIGVLAAVPNEVKNTSDQRSYAKELEELGFDVPVSIRDRTSMFEGCWRQQCSAFTFIEEHRDRKRDYEVETLEKFEQLAEHLAAQVELEVTA
- a CDS encoding aldehyde dehydrogenase family protein; translated protein: MVDTISIESDWNALYIDGDWVESESGETIAVEDPSTRETVAHVPRGTEGDVDAAYEAAAKAQEEWAETPPARREEAVQTLLENLEAHHDEIVELLSAEAGGSKIMGGTSVHLAADQAAEAATFPRRMKGEHVASNIPGKENIVEREPAGVVTVISPWNFPLNLSMRAVAPAIATGNTVVLKPSTNTPIAGGLLFAKLLEDAGLPDGVINVVTGRGSEIGDRVASHPASNVVAFTGSTPVGRRVAGKAAENLATPAMELGGNNAHIVTEDADIDDAIDAAVFGSFVHQGQVCISINRHLVQESVYDEYVEKLTARAESLPVGSAHDPETVVGPIIDESQRDEMLAYVEQTVEAGATLETGGSTVELDGVDDSLVVAPTVLSGVTNEMSAACFEHFGPIAPVIPFSDVDEAVELANDTEYGLSGSVHAGDVGTGKEIANRMDTGMVHVNDQPINDEAHVPFSGTNASGMGGYNTDEFLNEITETKWISLQHEPREYPF